DNA from Pseudomonas mendocina:
GGCGGCGATCCGCTTCAGCCCACCACAACCAAGAGCCCCCACCTCACGCCTTGCGCTTGGCCCAGGCGCCCAACTCTTTCATCAGCACCCGCTCCTGCCCGGCGATACCCCTGAGCATCTCGGCGATCGGCCGGAAGTCCGGCGCCTCGCCCTTGCTGCGGCTGGCGCGAACGCAGGCCGAGGCGAACTGGCGCCAGTCATCGCCCACCGCGGTCAGGCGCGACGATGCCTCCTGCAGACTGGCGTCACCGATCTTCTCGCCGGCCTCCTGCAAGAAACTGGCGTACATGAAGCGGAAGCCTGCACCGCCAGTACCGATCTCTTCCTGCATGCGCACGATATGGGTGAGGTACAGGCGGTTGTACTTGCTCTGCGCCGGGTCGAGCGCCTCGACGCATTTGGCCAGGTGCTGGATGCCGCGAATGCCGATCCACGGCAGCGGCATGCCGTCGAGAATGCGCGAGGTGGACAGCACGCTCTGCCGAATCAGGCGTTCCCAGTCCTGCTCCGGAGACACGTCGTCGAGGTAGTACATCAGGCCCTTGGCCGCCAGCGCGCCCTTGGCGAAGCGCGCCTTTTGCAGATCGGCGCTGGCGCAGCGCACCGGCTCCTCGAACACCGGGTCGCTGAGCAGGTACTCGTCACCCTCGCGGCCGTAGGCCAGCAGGTTGTGCGCATTGAAGTGGAAACGCATCTCCGGCGGGAAGTACGGCAGCCAGAACACCGAGCTTTGCAGGCCAGCCAGCCGACCACTATCAAGCACCCGGTCGAGTTCGACCCGGCCCTGCTCGGGATTGGCGAAGGTGCGGCTGGTCAGACGTACGCCCAGGCGTTTACTCAGCGTCTTGATCAGGTGGC
Protein-coding regions in this window:
- a CDS encoding BtrH N-terminal domain-containing protein, which produces MTAFQHRQSAHCESGVMASLLTHAGLPMSEPMAFGLASGLAFAYLPIVKIGGMPLIAYRMPPRHLIKTLSKRLGVRLTSRTFANPEQGRVELDRVLDSGRLAGLQSSVFWLPYFPPEMRFHFNAHNLLAYGREGDEYLLSDPVFEEPVRCASADLQKARFAKGALAAKGLMYYLDDVSPEQDWERLIRQSVLSTSRILDGMPLPWIGIRGIQHLAKCVEALDPAQSKYNRLYLTHIVRMQEEIGTGGAGFRFMYASFLQEAGEKIGDASLQEASSRLTAVGDDWRQFASACVRASRSKGEAPDFRPIAEMLRGIAGQERVLMKELGAWAKRKA